The following proteins are co-located in the Primulina huaijiensis isolate GDHJ02 unplaced genomic scaffold, ASM1229523v2 scaffold207384, whole genome shotgun sequence genome:
- the LOC140966616 gene encoding uncharacterized protein: protein MVPILHQGCNIRRRRGDTPRRSHHRQGISGRGTHLRHPLLLVIRATSTMTILLLCHLGTIIISTMRTLAALHFSKAVWAFFVAVACSNNAAIAFELMASYIK, encoded by the exons ATGGTCCCTATTCTCCACCAG GGTTGCAACATCCGCCGCCGCCGTGGGGACACCCCTCGGCGGAGCCACCACCGCCAGGGTATTTCAGGGAGGGGTACCCACCTCCGCCACCCCCTCCTCCTGGTTATCAGGGCTACTTCAACAATGACTATCCTCCTCCTCTGCCACCTCGGCACCATCATCATCAGCACCATGAGGACTCTGGCTGCTCTTCATTTCTCAAAGGCTG TTTGGGCGTTCTTTGTTGCTGTTGCTTGTTCGAACAATGCTGCCATTGCTTTTGAGCTAATGGCTTcttatataaaataa